Part of the Salvelinus fontinalis isolate EN_2023a chromosome 1, ASM2944872v1, whole genome shotgun sequence genome is shown below.
CTCATTGGATCCAATTAAACTAATTGGAGTCAATTACACACATTGGAGTCAATTACAATCATTGTAGCCATTTACACCCATTGGAGTCAATTACACTCATTGGCGCCAATTACACTCATTGAAGCCAATTACACTCATTGGATCCAATTACACTCATTGAGGCCAATTAAACTCAttggagccaattacactcatTGGAGCCAATTAAACTAATTGAAGCCAATTACATTCATTGAATCCAATTAAACTCATCGGAGCCAATTAAACTAATTGGAGCCAATTACAGTCACTGGAGTATTTGACATAGGCTTTGAAAAAGCACCTGTGTATGAATGCGGACAGTACCATTAGTACTTCCTAGAAATTAGACTTTAAGGATGCTTATTTTAATGttagctcacataatatcatTTTAAAGTTACAATTACACTTTAAGGATGTTTATTTTAATCGtgtgaaaaagggggaggcttgcaagccgaagaacaccatcccaaccgtgaagcacggggtggcagcatcatgttgtgggggtgctttgctgcaggagggacaggtgcacttcacaaaatggaatgaaaaatgatgtggatatattgaaacaacatctcaagacatcagtcaggaagttaaagcttggtcgcaaatgggtcttccaaatggacaatgaccccaagcatatttccaaagttgtggcaaaaaggacaacaaagtcaaggtattagagtggccttcacaaagtcctgacctcaatcctatggaatattagtgggcagaactgaaaaagcttgtgcgagcaaagagaactacaaacctgactcagttacaccagctctgtcaggaggaataggccaacattcaccaaacttattgtgggaagcttgtggaaggctacctgaaacgtttgacctaagttaaacaatttaaagtcagtgctaccaaatacactcaattagtatgcaaacttctgacccactgggaatgtgatgaaagaaataaaagctgaaataaataattctctctactattattctgacatttcacattcttaaaataaagtggtgatcctaactgacctaaaacagggcagttttactaggattaaatgtcaggaattgtgaaaaactgagtttaaatgtatttggctaaggtgtatgtaaacttctgacttcaactgtacatatttgGGGGGCTGGGGTTGTTTACCTTTTACTTCTTGTGTATCTATCGTATAAAACATATTTGAATAGAGGAGTATTTTTTAAATCTCAAAGGACCATGACATGTATATTTTTGTTGCTGATCAATGAAGACATACGGCCGATGGCCCTGAAGTAACGCTGTGTTTTGTGTTGAATGGcctttttattttctatttgaAACATATAGTGACATTCATCTTTAAATAATCCCCCAGATATTTGTTAACACTGTGAATGTTCTTATAAATGTGTCATGTCAGTTCATGAAATAATCCCTAGCTGATTGACTTCGCATTTTATCAGAGGTACAGTAgccttaaaacctctaccgacCCACCCTCCCAGATCCGGTAccttaataaggctgtaacggctttcctcttcctcctatGAGGATGAAAAGTAACAaggaggatcggaggaccaaaatgcagcgtgttaagtgtccataatgtttatttaaagacataaactgaacactacaaaatacaaaacaataaacgtgaaatgaacgaaaccgaaacagtaccgtgtggcaacaaacactcacacggaaacaaacacccacaaaccaaaagtgaaacccaggctacctaagtatgattctcaatcagggacaacgattgacagctgcctctgattgagaaccataccaggccgaactcaaaaccccaacatagaaaagacatagactgcccaccccaactcacgctctgaccatactaaataaagacaaaaacaaaggaaataaaggtcagaacgtgacaatggcTGCCTAATCCAAAAGTTAATCGTTCGAGGGAAAAGTGTGCTGATAGGAGGGTATTTGCAAGTGGGACCTTTACTTTATATCACTGAGTCAACACAAGTCATCTCATCTCCTAGAGAGAAGTCTGGCAGGTTAGCCATTATATGATTAGAACTGGCACTTTTCAACAGTATACACACATTACTGTAATGTAGCCGTTGGaaccaacatactgtacatttccCAGGTAATCGTCAGATTGACATTGTCTCGAGGTCATCCATTATTTCACCATTACTTATCATGGCAGGTGCAAACTCTCTTATCGTAGCGATAAAGGAGTGCAGAGTTAGAACTGTGGACCGTCTGTAtataagacaacacacacacacaggtctcagATCACTCATCCAAAGGCATCTACAGGtgagtctggttcctctcaaTGGTCTCTACCTTGCTTGGTTTGCGCTGAGCAAAAGAACTGCAATACATTGTGTTTGATGGGTTGATTGACGAATTGCTTCTTGGCACAGGTGAACGAGTTCTACAGGTGACAGCTGAGCAGACCAGACATCGCATCATGAAGTGGGCTATCGTTCTGTGTGCCGTGGTGGCACTCTCGGAATGCATCATCCAGTACGTTAATTCTGCTATACCCCTGTTATACCCCTGCTATACTCCTGTTATACTCCTGTTAAACTCCTACTATACTCCTGCTGTACTCCTGTTATACGCCTACTATACTCCTGTTATACTCCTGTTATACCCCAGTTATACGCCTACTATACCCCCGTAATACACCTGTTATACTCCTGTTATACCCCAGTTATACTTCTGCTATACCCCCATAATACTCCAGCTGTACTCCTACTATACTCATGCTATACTCACGCTATTCCCATGTTATACTCCTGCTATGCTCCTGCTATACTCCTGCTATTCTCCTGCTGTACCCCGGCTATACTCCTGCTATGCTCCTGCTATACTCCTGCTATTCTCCTGCTATACCCCGGCTATACTCCTGCTATGCTCGGTATACTCCTGCTATTCTCCTGCTATACCCCGGCTATACTCCTGCTATGCTCCTGCTATACTCCTGCTATGCTCCTGCTGTGCTCCTGCTATACTCCTGCTATTCTCCTGCTATACCCTGGCTATGCTCCTGCTATACTCCTGCTATACTGCTATATTTACATTACACTACAGATCAGAATGCAGTGAAAGGTATAATGCCCAAAATGAGTGAATGATTTGAATAGTCACACACAGTTGTTTAGCCTATGCTGCCATAACGTTTATTGCAATGGTTTGACCAGAAGGTCTTGAACCTTTGACCAGAAACTTTCTGTAACTGAGCTGCTTGCCTAACCGGACTTCTCCTCCTCCACAGGGTGCCGCTGATCAAGGGGAAGAGTGCCAGGGAGAGCCTGGAGGAGCAGGGTCTGTGGAATGAGTACAGAGGGAAGTTCCCTTTCAACCCCACCAGGTTTGACGACCAGAACCTATATATCTCCAGCGAGCAGATGACCAACGACGCTGATGTAAGCATGAGAATGGAAAGCACTTTCCACTTTCCACTGTGTGAGGCAGCAGAGACGGCTGAAGCACCTCTTTTGGCCTCTTCTTCCTAAATGAATTATTGATCCACCAGGAGAACTTTAGTTTGAAATCAACAATTCGATTACTGATGACCTTTAGGTATTCTGGTGTCATGCAGCTAATTCTTATAATATCATAGGGTAGGGGGAGGTATTTATTAATACAAATCATTATTTCATTATTTGATCTTCTCTAGTTGGCTTATTTTGGAGTGATCTCCATTGGAACTCCTCCTCAGTCCTTTACTGTCATCTTTGACACTGGCTCATCCAACCTGTGGATTCCCTCCATCTACTGCAGCAGCGCAGCTTGCggtatgtaacacacacacacacacaaacacacacacacaaacactcccagGCTAATCGTGTCTCCCCTCCTTCCAGCCAATCACAACAGGTTCAACCCCAGTTTGTCCTCTACCTTCAAGAATGCTGGGAAGAGCCTGTCCATCCAATACGGCACTGGCAGTATGACTGGCTTCGAGGGCTTCGACACCGTTGTGGTAAGGAACAGAATTCAACGAAACAACATGAGGACTGGAAACATTGTGTAGGTTTCAGTACTATCTTAAATATTCTCCTTTTCTCCTTTTcttccttcttcctctctcctcttcttctcctccacgTCCTCCTCTTCCTGGTCCTCTGTAGGTGGGTGGGATCCCTGTGAAGAACCAGATCTTTGGGCTGAGTCAATCGGAGGCTCCCTTCATGGCTCATATGAAGGCTGATGGTATCCTGGGTCTGGCTTACCCCCGCCTGGCAGCCTCTCAGGCCACACCAGTCTTTGACAACATGATGACCCAGCATCTCGTCAACCAAGACATGTTCTCTGTCTACCTGACTCGGTGAGTGGTCAGAGTGGAGGTCAACCagggctgtgtctgaaatggaaccctattgcctatatagttttgtatacttttgaccagagccacatGGCTCCCACATACCATCATGGCTTGGCAGACATGGAACTATGAACTGACGcaacttctctctccctctctctgcctctcctctctctctctctctctctctctctctctctctctctctctctctctctctctctctctctctctctctctctctttctctctctctccccccctctctctcgctctctctctctccccctctctctccccctcccccgtctctcccccctctctccctctctctctctattgtcgtCCATCTCCAGTAACTCTGCGGTAGGTAGCATGGTGACCTTCGGAGGCGTTGACCCCAACCACTACCAAGGCCAGATCGCATGGATCCCCCTGTCCTCTCAGATGTACTGGCAGATCACCGTCGACAGGTACTGTTGCAGTTACATAAGGTTTTATATGGTTATAAATGGTTATTaatcttgcgactacagggggtgctgttttctcattagcataattgcattacagactaaacggcttcctactcaattcttgctcgtacaatatgcatattattactattattggatagaaaacactctctagtttctataggcgttggaattttgtctctgagtggaacagaactcattctacagcaatttccctgacatggagtcagatttcaaacattttggcccctgatctggagtcagtttaaaggccactgttatggCTATGAgcatacggacactgcttacgtcttccactggatgcctttacgtgatgacgctttgaatggtgtcgattgcccaatcacagccactataaatcaaaaaaacgtctaggtaggaactcttttccagatgcgccgggcgcgcggtggacacggacctgctctttttccaagcattagtgtagggagtaatatttctccggtcatgtttttactcgttataggagttaaaaacatcataaggtagttaatttaaaccgttttatagcaatttatatccgtttagtgcgattttgggacatttatttctgagacactttgaagcgcccgggcaggtttccagttcatgccgaacgcagtgggcatttccacatggcaagaggacagctttcgaccaaaagacgattagacccaagaaaggattctttgcccaagattctgatggaagaacagctcaaagtaggaacaatttattatgataaatcgtgtttctgtcgaaaaatgttaatccttatgacgccatcttattagacgtagcttcgcttggcacaaactgtattgaaaagtaaggataatttaaaaaatgtaattccgcgattgtattaagaattaaattgtctatcaatcgctgtccaccctatatttttttgtcacgtttatgagtatttatgtatacgactagatcactgtctaatatggcgcacgacattgtctgaccagctgggcaacttttgtcattgtctaaccatgattttggtggctaaatatgcacattttcgaacaaactgtatatgtatgttgaaatgtgatgttacaggagtgtcatctgaagaattctgagaaggttagtgaaaaaatttatatattttggcgatgtttacgttatcgctctctttggctagaatcaatgctggggtaatgcttgcacatgtggtatgctaatataacgatttattgtgttttcgctgtaagacacttagaaaatctgaaatattgtctgtattcacaggatctgtgtctttcgattagtgtatactgtgtatttttacaaaatgtttgatgattagtaattaggtaaacacgttgctctatgtatttattctagtccatttgtgacggtgggtgcaattgtaaactgtgatatctacctgaaatatgcacatttttctaacaatacctatcctataccataaatatgttatcagactgtcacctgatgaggttttttcttggttagtggctatcaatatcttagtttagccgaattggtgatagcacctgatggagtaagaaactgatggagttagaaaagtggtgtcttttgctaacgtggttagctaatagatttacatattttgtcttccctgtaaaacattttaaaaatctgaaatggtggctttattcacaggatctgtatctttcattaggtgtcttggacttgtgatttaatgatatttaaatgctactatttaattgtgacgctatgctagcgatgctaatcagtgtgggggggggtggggggtgctcccggacccggggtaggggctcgttagaggttaatgggTTATATAATCCTATGATACTGGTTGATGAAGTGGTTCAGTACAGTTCTCAAGCAGCCATCTCCTCCTGatctgtgtatatctgtgtgtccATTGCAGTGTGACTGTGAACGGACAGATTGTGGCCTGTAACGGCGGCTGCCAGGCTATCGTGGACACCGGCACCTCTAATATTGTGGGACCTCAGGCCGACATCTCCAGCATGGCTCGTGCTGTGGGAGCCCACTCCGCCAACGGAGATGTAAGTCATATAATGTTGTTTTGGTGATGTGTCACAAAGAGCCAGGCATAATGTTGTGTAAATGATTTGTTCCCATCACCACTACTGACATAACTCAACAAGAACAAGAAAATAACTCACACAGTCTAATttatagtctctctctcctctcatacctctctctcctctcatacttctctctcctctcatacctctctcctctcatacctctctctcctctcatacctctctctcctctcatacctctctctcctctcatacctctctctcctctcatacctctctctcctctcatacctctcctctcatacctctcctctcctctcacacctctctctcctctcatacctctctctcctctcatacctctctctcctctcatacctctctctcctctcatacctctctctcctctcatacctctctctcctctcatacctctctctcctctcatacctctctctcctctcatacctctctctcctctcatacctctctctcctctcatacctctctctcctgtcatacctctctctcctgtcatacctctctctcctctcatacctctcctctcctctcatacctctctctcctctcatacctctctctcctctcatacctctctctcctctcatacctctctctcctctcctccctctatttgtctctctctcttttcagaatGTGGTGAACTGTAACAACGTCAACAACATGCCAGCGATGGTCTTCCACATCCACGGACAGGCCTTCACTCTCCCAGCCTCCACCTACGTccgccaggtgtgtgtgtgtgtctgtggtgtgtgtagaTCTTACGTAGCCATGAAGTGACCGTAACATTGTTTTGActagttctctgtctctctgccaccCGTACAGTCCACCTACTATGGCTGCCGCACCGGTCTCCAGTCTAGTAACTCCGACCTGTGGATTCTGGGTGACATCTTCATCCGACAGTACTATTCCATCTTCAGCAGAGCCCAGAACATGGTGGGTCTGGCCCTGGCTAGATAATCGAACACAGATAAACAATGTATCACGTGACGCCATATGAACAACAAAATGAGCGTATCTCTCCAGTGCAATCGTATCTATTCTAAAGCTATGTTTGAGTAGTTTGTGATAGGAAGTGATTGTGCTCTATGTTTATAATTGTTATTAGTTCATCCAAAAGAATAAAACGGAGTCTTAGCACGATGAGTGGTCAGATGGTCTTGTTTGGTTCATTCGTGCTGTGATTGTGAATAAAGCATGCACTGCATAAACAATCTGAAAACATAAAACTATGTCTATGCATCTATTCACTTCCTTTCCTGTATTGCCACCAAGTGGCCAATCATGTGACTGCTTCTATGGCCTCAAACTCTGTGCCAAAACTGGCAGAGTTGGTTGGAGAGTTGGACTTGCTGTGTCAAGCAAAAGTAGGCAACCACTCCACTGAGCCAGCCAGTCCTTTGACAATGACAAGGCACATTGGATTATGGATGTTAATACTCTCAAGGACACGGTCGTCGCTTTGCCCAGCTCTCTGCTAAGTACCACTCTCCTGAGAGGTGACAAGCTGCACATCCAAAGATTTATATATACACTCAATCAGTGGTTCCccaactttttatagtcccgtaccccttcaaacattcaaactCCAGCTGCCTACCCCctccagcaccagggtcagcgcactctcaaatgttgttttttgccatcattttaagcctgccacacacacactatacaataaatTTATTAAACATTTAGTAAACATTTATtaaagaatgagtgtgagttttttgtcacaacccggctcgtgggaagtgacaaagagctcttataggaccagggcataaataataatataataatcaataattttccTCTGTATTTAACCATCTTTCATataaaattgtgaataactcaccacaggttaatgagaagggtgtgcttgaaaggatgcacataagtCTGCATTGTTGaattgtattggagagagtctcagtcttaaatcattttccacacacagtctgtgcccgtatttagttttcatgctagtgagggccgagaatccactctcacataggtacgtagttgaaaagggcatcagtgtcttaacagcgcgatttgccaaggcaggaaaCTCTGAGAGCAGCCCAATCCAgtaatctggcagtggcttctggttaaattaaataaaaatttcacagaaccgcttgttgaaatttcgatgaggctctcttgttcagatatcagtaagtggactggaggcagggcataaaAGGCATAACGAATCCAGGGGGTTGTGTTATCtgtttcaggaaagtacctgcgtaatttcGCAATCAACtgactcaggtgcttcgctaaatcacatttgacattgtcaatCATACAATGacggaaagacctgtgtgttgtccttgttaatgcagacagagaagagctccaactttctaatcatagcctcaattttgttccGCACATTGGATATAGTTGCGgaaagtccctgtaatcctagattgagatcattcaggtgagaaataACATCACCCAGattggccagtcgtgtgagacacttgtcatcatgcaagcggtcagacaagtgaaaatgatggtcagtaaataaaactttaagctcgtctctcaatttaaaaaaaaatgtgacaatactttgccccttgataaccagcacacttctgtatgttgtaaaagcgttgcATAGCTCCGAAAAAACACGAGAGTTCAGGGTCCTTAAAATAAACATCCTTAAAGTGTTATTGTAACTTTAAAatgatattatgtgagctaaCATTAAAATAAGCATCCTTAAAGTCTAATTTCTAGGAAGTACTAATGGTACTGTCCGCATTCATACACAGGTGCTTTTTCAAAGCCTATGTCAAATACTCCAGTGACTGTAATTGGCTCCAATTAGTTTAATTGGCTCCAATGAGTGTAGTTGGCTCCAGTGAGTTTAATTGGCCTCAATGAGTGTAATTGGATCCAATGAATGTAATTGGCTTCAATTAGTTTAATTGGCTCCAATGAGTGTAGTTGGCTCCAGTGAGTTTAATTGGCCTCAATGAGTGTAATTGGATCCAatgagtgtaattggctccaaTGAGTTTAATTGGCCTCAATGTGTGTAATTGGCTCCAATGCCTGTAATTGGCTCCAATGAGTGTAGTTGGCTCCAGTGAGTTTAATTGGCCTCAATGAGTGTAATTGGATCCAatgagtgtaattggctccaaTGAGTTTAATTGGCCTCAATGTGTGTTATTGGCTCCAATGCCTGTAATTGACTCCAATGAGTGTAATTGGATCCAATGAGTGTAATTGGATCCAATGAGTGTAACTGACTCCAATGAGTGTAATTGACTCCAATGAGTGTAATTGACTCCAATGTATGTAATTGTCTCCAATGTGTGTAATCAACTCCAATGAGTGTAATTGGTGCAGCGTGGTGGGCATACATTACTTTTATTTAGGAATGACGCCAACAaagcaataaacaatacaaaaacgaccgtgaagcttaacttCATCGGGACAGGGGGCAGCATTTccactttgaacaaattgcatgCCCAAATGGAatttcctcctactctgtcccagaaggtaatacatgcatattattattactattgtatagaaaacactctgaagtttctaaaactgtttgaattatgtctgtaagtaacccagaactcatttggcagacaaaaacctgagaagaagtccaaacaggaagtgagaacttgattttcaaaacagtgccaaAGGATACCCCTTATAGTTATGGATGAGCaaacacttcctagggcttccactagatgtcaccgtctttagattttggttatatgattctactataaaggaggtgCTCATAGGAGCTATTTTACTGAGTGGTCTTCAGAAATTCTCAGTCTCATTTTGCgtgcgagcgagagagagtgctctcgttccaatgctctttcttcagacaatgaaattctccggttggatccttattgatgattaatgtaaaacacatcctaaatatggattgcatacagtacatcatttgacttgtttctacgacctgtaacggaacttttagagtttttgtctggagggattgcttgtgcgtcatgaaaatggattcctgggctgaacatgctaacaacaagtggctaaatgatgggctttatgaaacttttcagtcatttattgtcgaactgggaatcctgggagtgccttctgatgaagttattcaaaggtaagtgcatatttatagtgtttttgtatcttttgttgacgccaaaatggcgactatttctttggctggattgtgctctgagcgccgttcttagattattcttttttttccgtaaagtttattttgaaatctgacccAGCGTCTATGCAacatagaggataagtttatctttaattatgtgaataacacttgcatccTGGgtgctcccgggtggcgcagtggtcttgggcactgcatagcagtgctagctgcgccaccagagtctttgtgccttcttcacaacgctgtctgtgtgggtggaccaattcagtttgtccgtgatgtgtacaccgaggaacttaaaactttccaccttctccactactgtcccgtcgatgtggataggggggtgctccctctgctgtttcctgaagtccacaatcatctcctttgttttgttgacgttgagtgtgaggagattttcctgacaccacactccgagggccctcacctcctccctgtaggccgtctcgtcgttgttggtaatcaagcttatcactgtagtgtcgtccgcaaacttgatgattgagttggaggcgtgcatggccacgcagtcgtgggtgaacagggagtacaggacagggctcagaacgcacccttgtggggccccggtgttgaggatcagcggggtggagatgttgttacctaccctcaccacctggggggcggcccgtcaggaagtccaggacccagttgcacagggcggggtcgagacccagggtctcgagcttgatgacgagtttggagggtactatggtgttaaatgctgagctgtagtcaattccCAACTGTAGTTTTTTCCCATttccactttgggaaaaaatagtgcccaaattaaatggcctcgtactctgttctagatcatatgatatgcatattattattaccattggatagaaaacactctgacgtttctaaaactgtttgaattatatctgtgagtaaaacagaactcatttggcaggcaaacttccaaacaggaagtgaaaattctgaaatgggtctctctGAAGGGCTgctcctattcaattgccttgtatttatggatatgtatgcacttcatacgccttccactagatgtcaacaggcagtagaatgttgaatgacgtgtctagcctgatgtgggaccgaatgagagcttttggagtgacaggtcagccatattgACAGTATTTTGCTGCGATCCTGGGAGCACCATATAattttctgcaatgcgttaggtagacacaAAGAAGttctccgtctgggacgttattggatacatatgagaaaaacatcctaaagatggattttcaactgagtttgaccagtttattcgacttttattatgacttttggaatttttcgttccatgcgccaaacattcatggacacgtgagcacCATTATGCttgccaaagttgctaattcgacagaagaaatggacattctaaaagaaaacaacgatttattgtgtaactaggactcctggcactgcattctgatgaaagttcatcaaaggtaagagaatattcaaccacgtacctatgtgagagtggattctcggccctaaCTAGCATGAAAACAAAATAcgggcacagactgtgtgtggaaaattatttaagactgagactctctccaatacaattCAACAATGCAGacttatgtgcatcctttcaagcacagccttctcattaacctgttgtgagttattcacaattttatATGAAAGATGGTTAAATACAGAGCAACATTAttgattattttattattatttgtgccttggtcctataagagctctttgtcacttcccacgagccgtgTTGTGacaaaaaactcacactcattctttaataaatgtttaataaatgtttaataaatgtattgtatagtgtgtgtgtggcaggcttaaaatgatggcaaaaaaacaacatttgagagtgcgctgaccctggtgctggagGGGGTAGGCAGCTGGagt
Proteins encoded:
- the LOC129851025 gene encoding pepsin A-like; translated protein: MKWAIVLCAVVALSECIIQVPLIKGKSARESLEEQGLWNEYRGKFPFNPTRFDDQNLYISSEQMTNDADLAYFGVISIGTPPQSFTVIFDTGSSNLWIPSIYCSSAACANHNRFNPSLSSTFKNAGKSLSIQYGTGSMTGFEGFDTVVVGGIPVKNQIFGLSQSEAPFMAHMKADGILGLAYPRLAASQATPVFDNMMTQHLVNQDMFSVYLTRNSAVGSMVTFGGVDPNHYQGQIAWIPLSSQMYWQITVDSVTVNGQIVACNGGCQAIVDTGTSNIVGPQADISSMARAVGAHSANGDNVVNCNNVNNMPAMVFHIHGQAFTLPASTYVRQSTYYGCRTGLQSSNSDLWILGDIFIRQYYSIFSRAQNMVGLALAR